The following coding sequences lie in one Arachis hypogaea cultivar Tifrunner chromosome 9, arahy.Tifrunner.gnm2.J5K5, whole genome shotgun sequence genomic window:
- the LOC140175208 gene encoding uncharacterized protein, translating to MERPTSTANLPHDVWTLIAAKTAAQSVRDLCSLRMSCTAARNAGDEDFVYRCASIPISNQWWWSVSPMHQQGRNFLARCRQSGHLEILFRDAVFDLFLGGCSFTGMETMHAVAAHGHSAAHYTVSMMLMLGDDVEAKNKGLETFRRLEAAGSLTICKLVFQDVIQGSWTHLRHVPVLNGENLVCVSYACPSRGNMGAIYHHQRFGRGWHVNDGDGGAAHIPCVHCRADYELILFVHLFNS from the coding sequence ATGGAGCGTCCGACAAGCACCGCCAACCTTCCCCATGATGTTTGGACTTTAATTGCCGCGAAGACCGCAGCACAATCTGTCAGGGACTTGTGCAGTCTCAGGATGTCGTGCACTGCTGCACGCAATGCAGGGGATGAGGATTTTGTATACCGATGCGCCTCGATTCCAATTTCGAACCAATGGTGGTGGAGTGTGAGTCCCATGCACCAGCAGGGAAGGAACTTCTTAGCACGATGCAGGCAGAGCGGGCACTTGGAAATTCTATTTCGGGATGCTGTGTTTGACCTTTTTCTCGGCGGGTGTTCTTTTACAGGGATGGAAACGATGCACGCTGTTGCAGCCCACGGCCATTCGGCCGCCCATTACACAGTGTCAATGATGTTGATGCTAGGTGATGATGTCGAGGCAAAGAACAAGGGCTTGGAAACATTTCGTAGGCTTGAGGCGGCCGGTTCCCTAACAATCTGCAAATTGGTGTTCCAAGATGTTATCCAAGGGTCGTGGACACATCTGCGTCATGTGCCGGTGCTAAACGGAGAGAATCTAGTCTGTGTTTCGTATGCATGTCCAAGCCGTGGAAACATGGGTGCTATTTACCATCATCAACGCTTTGGAAGAGGGTGGCACGTAAACGACGGTGATGGAGGTGCTGCTCATATTCCGTGTGTGCATTGTCGGGCAGACTATGAGTTGATCCTGTTTGTCCACCTCTTTAACTCATAG